A region from the Pseudomonas sp. KU26590 genome encodes:
- a CDS encoding sigma-70 family RNA polymerase sigma factor — protein sequence MTIRSNAAQSTDAQSSAEALNVLLLACAKGNRLAFEAMYHATSARLFGICLHYSGNRAEAEEVLQEVYIMAWLKASRFDPQLASAMTWLSTMARNKSIDRRRAHRPHDTLETIPELPTQDDSIPDSLEREQQGSQLDRCLETLEEAQQRYIRVAFFEGCSYAELAERHGIALGTMKSWIRRGLLRLRLCLGL from the coding sequence TTGACCATTCGATCGAATGCAGCGCAATCCACTGACGCTCAATCCAGCGCCGAGGCGTTGAATGTCCTGTTACTGGCGTGCGCCAAAGGCAATCGACTGGCGTTCGAAGCGATGTATCACGCCACATCAGCGAGGCTGTTCGGTATCTGCCTGCACTATTCCGGCAATCGGGCCGAGGCTGAAGAGGTGCTTCAAGAGGTGTACATCATGGCGTGGCTGAAGGCATCTCGATTCGATCCTCAACTGGCCAGCGCCATGACCTGGCTCTCGACCATGGCGCGCAACAAATCAATTGACCGGCGCAGGGCCCATCGCCCTCACGACACTCTTGAAACGATCCCCGAATTACCCACCCAAGACGACTCCATCCCGGACTCCCTCGAGCGCGAGCAGCAGGGCAGTCAGCTGGATCGCTGCCTGGAAACCCTGGAAGAGGCACAGCAACGCTATATCCGCGTCGCGTTCTTCGAGGGTTGCTCCTATGCCGAACTGGCCGAGCGTCACGGTATTGCGCTGGGGACGATGAAAAGCTGGATTCGTCGCGGGCTCCTTCGACTGCGCCTGTGCCTCGGCCTATGA
- the fliQ gene encoding flagellar biosynthesis protein FliQ, with the protein MTPEVAVDLFREALWLTTTMVAILVVPSLIVGLIVSMFQAATQINEQTLSFLPRLLVMLVTLIVVGPWMVRTFMEYITNLYTSIPQVIG; encoded by the coding sequence ATGACCCCGGAAGTAGCTGTCGACCTGTTTCGCGAAGCGCTGTGGCTGACCACGACCATGGTCGCCATTCTGGTGGTGCCGAGCCTGATCGTCGGCCTGATCGTCTCGATGTTTCAGGCCGCGACGCAGATCAACGAACAGACCTTGAGCTTCCTGCCGCGCCTGCTGGTCATGCTGGTCACGCTGATCGTGGTCGGCCCGTGGATGGTGCGCACCTTCATGGAGTACATCACCAATCTGTACACCAGCATTCCCCAAGTGATCGGCTGA
- a CDS encoding DUF3455 domain-containing protein, which yields MNAKKWLGSFGVSLAASCLLATAPAAYAQMALPDAVKVPDGHKIAMETVGVGEITYECRDKPNAAGQTEWTFVGPKAVLNDRSGKQVGTYFGPPATWQAADGSKITGTQLAVAPAGTGDIPYQLVKANPAEGKGAMSNVSYIQRVATKGGVAPKMECSMATKGKQEVVKYQADYIFWAAK from the coding sequence ATGAACGCTAAAAAATGGCTGGGCTCGTTCGGTGTTTCATTGGCAGCCTCTTGCCTGCTGGCCACGGCGCCGGCGGCTTACGCGCAGATGGCGCTGCCTGACGCGGTGAAGGTTCCGGACGGTCACAAGATCGCGATGGAGACGGTGGGCGTGGGCGAGATCACCTATGAGTGCCGCGACAAGCCCAACGCTGCCGGCCAGACAGAGTGGACATTCGTCGGCCCGAAAGCGGTGTTGAATGATCGCAGCGGCAAGCAGGTCGGCACGTACTTCGGTCCACCGGCGACGTGGCAGGCCGCTGACGGTTCGAAGATCACCGGTACCCAGCTCGCCGTGGCCCCCGCCGGCACGGGCGATATTCCGTATCAGCTGGTGAAAGCCAACCCTGCCGAAGGCAAGGGCGCGATGAGCAACGTCAGTTACATCCAGCGCGTGGCGACCAAAGGCGGTGTGGCGCCGAAGATGGAGTGCTCGATGGCGACCAAGGGCAAGCAAGAAGTCGTGAAATATCAGGCGGACTATATTTTCTGGGCCGCCAAGTAG
- a CDS encoding flagellar hook-length control protein FliK, translated as MALANNPLLTALTAAKVQKAGNTSPAKAPDPVKHNTSSFSDVFAKQAPVKSQSADNPAPKPTSAKSSAADDKPAASHTSAADDKAVADNGNGLPAKPVNGKADDEAGAGKGQADDKDDASDTTQDPTVADAPAVDPLLDPTLAVTPPVQEPVAVAPPVDPVVDPALLAGALPVMPPPAVQAPTQATAATDATYAAGDGFDPSADPLEGLTAVQVALENKAQQTAQNNGVHGDGKGGGKQDPNADPSQLLATNLAALGDQPVDKSTTEGGGDKAFSGLLADGLKDVKGATSDTRVDNFADRLAALSQAVQVKNTPASAPATPLLNQPLAMNQGGWTEGVVNRVMYLSSQNLKQADIQLEPAELGRLDIRVNMAADQQTQVTFMSAHVGVREALESQMSRLRDSFVQQGMGQVNVNVSDQSQGWQQQAQQQSGGDGQRNGGSSRVNGAGGSDLIADGAPVDAASAAANASLTVVGSSAVDYYA; from the coding sequence ATGGCCCTCGCCAACAACCCATTACTGACGGCTTTGACAGCGGCCAAAGTCCAGAAAGCCGGGAATACCTCCCCGGCAAAGGCGCCGGACCCCGTCAAGCACAACACTTCCAGCTTCTCTGACGTCTTCGCCAAACAGGCGCCGGTAAAGTCCCAAAGCGCTGATAACCCGGCGCCTAAGCCGACAAGCGCCAAGAGTTCGGCAGCCGACGACAAGCCGGCCGCCAGCCACACGTCTGCCGCCGACGACAAGGCCGTTGCCGATAACGGCAACGGCTTGCCTGCCAAACCGGTGAACGGCAAGGCCGACGATGAGGCGGGCGCGGGCAAAGGTCAGGCCGACGACAAGGATGACGCCTCGGACACCACGCAGGATCCGACAGTGGCGGATGCGCCTGCGGTCGATCCCTTGCTGGACCCGACTTTGGCCGTCACGCCGCCTGTTCAAGAGCCCGTGGCCGTCGCGCCTCCCGTTGACCCGGTCGTGGATCCGGCGCTTCTCGCCGGCGCGCTGCCAGTGATGCCGCCGCCTGCGGTGCAAGCGCCTACCCAAGCCACCGCCGCAACCGACGCCACCTACGCGGCCGGGGACGGTTTCGACCCTTCAGCCGATCCGCTGGAAGGCTTGACCGCCGTGCAGGTCGCCCTGGAAAACAAGGCGCAGCAGACGGCGCAGAACAACGGTGTGCATGGCGATGGCAAGGGCGGGGGCAAGCAAGACCCGAACGCCGATCCTTCGCAACTGCTGGCCACTAACCTGGCAGCGCTGGGCGACCAACCCGTGGACAAGAGCACTACTGAAGGCGGCGGCGACAAGGCGTTCAGCGGCCTGCTGGCTGACGGCCTGAAAGACGTGAAGGGCGCCACCAGCGACACGCGGGTGGATAACTTCGCCGATCGGCTCGCAGCGTTGTCCCAGGCCGTTCAAGTGAAAAATACCCCGGCTTCGGCTCCGGCCACGCCGCTGCTCAATCAGCCACTGGCGATGAATCAGGGGGGATGGACCGAGGGCGTGGTCAACCGCGTGATGTACCTGTCGAGCCAGAACCTCAAGCAGGCCGACATCCAGCTGGAACCCGCTGAACTGGGCCGTCTGGACATCCGCGTCAATATGGCGGCGGACCAGCAGACCCAGGTCACGTTCATGAGCGCCCACGTCGGCGTGCGTGAAGCACTGGAAAGCCAGATGTCGCGCCTGCGTGATTCCTTCGTTCAGCAGGGCATGGGTCAGGTCAACGTCAACGTCTCCGACCAGTCCCAGGGCTGGCAGCAACAGGCTCAGCAGCAGTCTGGCGGTGATGGTCAGCGCAACGGCGGCAGCAGCCGCGTCAACGGTGCCGGCGGCAGCGACCTCATCGCCGACGGTGCTCCGGTGGACGCCGCATCGGCGGCTGCCAACGCATCGCTGACCGTGGTGGGTTCCAGCGCAGTCGATTATTACGCCTGA
- a CDS encoding fasciclin domain-containing protein encodes MLTIAKRIAAASFAALCLAASPGFAADTVMVGGAAMYPTKTIVENAVNSKDHTTLVAAVKAAGLVDTLNSKGPFTVFAPTNEAFAKLPAGTVETLVKPENKADLTKILTYHVVAGTHTAKQLMADAKMNGGKVMLKTVQGESLTVMPHDGKLWVMDAKGGKSAVSIADVMQSNGVIHVVDSVLMP; translated from the coding sequence ATGTTGACCATTGCCAAACGCATTGCCGCTGCCTCCTTCGCCGCACTCTGCCTTGCTGCATCGCCAGGCTTTGCCGCCGATACCGTCATGGTCGGTGGCGCCGCCATGTACCCGACCAAGACCATTGTCGAGAACGCCGTCAACTCCAAGGACCACACCACCCTCGTTGCGGCGGTCAAAGCTGCAGGTCTGGTGGACACGCTGAACAGCAAGGGCCCGTTCACCGTCTTCGCCCCCACCAACGAGGCCTTTGCCAAACTGCCCGCCGGCACCGTCGAGACCCTGGTCAAGCCTGAGAACAAAGCGGACCTGACCAAAATTCTGACGTACCACGTCGTCGCCGGTACCCACACCGCCAAACAATTGATGGCGGACGCCAAAATGAATGGCGGCAAGGTGATGCTGAAAACCGTACAAGGCGAATCCCTCACCGTGATGCCCCATGACGGCAAGCTGTGGGTGATGGACGCCAAAGGCGGCAAAAGCGCGGTCAGCATCGCTGACGTGATGCAGTCTAACGGCGTCATTCACGTGGTCGACTCGGTACTGATGCCTTAA
- a CDS encoding anti-sigma factor domain-containing protein yields the protein MSPEENPDLLIAEYVLGVLSREERERVEAMIALDPRHQRALAQWQEQFAEWLGQLPASSPPLGTWSKIEQRLFAGASRSPSRASGWWNNLGLWRWTSAALAAGLLASVLTLQQPGSGTGPALLARLDQSDGNTLFAATINPDRRGVLFVNTGHAEWPGKSAEVWVIAADGKPRSLGVLPANASATLNVTPQLADLLASGAVLAVTLEPLNGSPSGLPTGPVVAQGKISSL from the coding sequence GTGTCTCCCGAAGAGAACCCGGACCTGCTTATCGCAGAGTACGTGCTGGGCGTGCTCAGCCGCGAAGAGCGGGAGCGGGTGGAGGCGATGATTGCGCTGGACCCTCGTCATCAACGCGCCCTGGCACAATGGCAGGAGCAGTTTGCCGAGTGGCTCGGCCAATTGCCCGCGTCCAGTCCTCCGCTGGGTACCTGGAGCAAGATTGAGCAGCGGTTGTTTGCCGGTGCCAGCCGTTCGCCGTCACGGGCGTCAGGCTGGTGGAACAACCTTGGGCTCTGGCGCTGGACGTCAGCCGCGCTGGCTGCCGGGTTGCTGGCGTCGGTGCTGACCCTTCAGCAGCCTGGTTCTGGAACGGGGCCTGCACTGCTGGCGCGTCTCGATCAGAGCGACGGCAATACCCTGTTTGCCGCCACGATAAACCCTGACCGCCGAGGCGTGCTGTTCGTCAACACGGGCCACGCTGAATGGCCGGGCAAAAGTGCTGAGGTTTGGGTGATCGCCGCCGATGGCAAACCACGGTCGCTGGGCGTGCTGCCGGCCAATGCTTCCGCGACGTTGAACGTCACGCCGCAACTGGCTGACCTGCTCGCCAGCGGCGCGGTGCTCGCCGTCACCCTCGAGCCGTTGAACGGGTCACCGAGCGGGCTGCCGACCGGACCGGTCGTCGCCCAGGGAAAAATATCTTCGCTGTGA
- the fliN gene encoding flagellar motor switch protein FliN, whose translation MANDNEMTSAEDQALADEWAAALGESGDGQADIDALLAADAGNSGSRMTMEEFGGLPKSNGAVTLDGPNLDVILDIPVSISMEVGSTDINIRNLLQLNQGSVIELDRLAGEPLDVLVNGTLIAHGEVVVVNEKFGIRLTDVISPSERIKKLR comes from the coding sequence ATGGCTAATGACAACGAAATGACTTCTGCTGAAGACCAGGCCCTGGCCGACGAGTGGGCGGCTGCACTGGGTGAATCCGGTGACGGGCAAGCGGACATCGACGCGCTGCTGGCCGCCGACGCCGGCAACTCCGGCAGTCGCATGACGATGGAAGAGTTTGGCGGCCTGCCGAAAAGCAACGGCGCGGTCACCCTGGACGGCCCGAACCTGGACGTGATCCTTGACATCCCGGTGTCGATTTCCATGGAAGTGGGCAGCACCGACATCAACATTCGCAACTTGCTGCAACTCAACCAAGGCTCGGTGATCGAGCTGGACCGTCTGGCCGGCGAGCCGCTGGACGTGCTGGTTAACGGCACCCTGATCGCCCACGGCGAAGTGGTTGTGGTGAACGAAAAGTTCGGCATCCGTCTGACCGACGTGATCAGCCCGAGCGAACGTATCAAGAAGCTGCGTTAA
- the fliP gene encoding flagellar type III secretion system pore protein FliP (The bacterial flagellar biogenesis protein FliP forms a type III secretion system (T3SS)-type pore required for flagellar assembly.): MRIVLTLLLLLAAPLAFGADPLSIPAITLGTGANGQQEYSVNLQILLIMTALSFIPAFVMLMTSFTRIIIVFSILRQALGLQQTPSNQILTGMALFLTMFIMAPVFDRVNNDALQPYLAEKLTAQDAVAKAEVPIKDFMLAQTRSSDLELFMRLSKRTDIQTPDAAPLTILVPAFVTSELKTAFQIGFMIFIPFLIIDLVVASILMAMGMMMLSPLIISLPFKIMLFVLVDGWALIIGTLAGSFGGV; encoded by the coding sequence ATGCGCATTGTTTTGACGCTGCTGTTGTTGCTTGCAGCGCCGCTGGCGTTCGGCGCCGATCCGTTGTCGATCCCGGCCATTACGCTGGGCACCGGCGCCAACGGTCAGCAGGAATACTCGGTCAACCTGCAGATCCTGTTGATCATGACGGCGCTGAGCTTCATCCCGGCGTTCGTCATGCTGATGACCAGCTTCACGCGGATCATCATCGTCTTCTCCATCCTGCGTCAGGCCCTCGGCCTGCAACAGACGCCGTCCAACCAGATCCTCACCGGCATGGCACTGTTCCTGACGATGTTCATCATGGCGCCCGTGTTCGACCGGGTGAACAACGATGCCCTGCAGCCTTATCTGGCAGAAAAACTCACTGCCCAGGACGCTGTGGCCAAGGCCGAAGTGCCGATCAAGGATTTCATGCTGGCGCAGACCCGCTCCAGCGACCTTGAGCTGTTCATGCGACTGTCCAAGCGCACCGATATTCAGACCCCTGATGCGGCGCCGCTGACGATTCTGGTGCCGGCGTTCGTGACCTCCGAATTGAAAACGGCGTTTCAGATCGGCTTCATGATCTTCATTCCGTTTCTGATCATCGACCTGGTGGTGGCAAGTATTCTGATGGCCATGGGCATGATGATGCTGTCGCCGCTGATCATTTCCCTGCCATTCAAAATCATGCTGTTCGTGCTGGTGGATGGCTGGGCGCTGATCATCGGCACCCTGGCCGGCAGTTTTGGTGGCGTATGA
- the fliL gene encoding flagellar basal body-associated protein FliL, whose protein sequence is MAKSDDAAVADPAKKGKLKVIILIVVGLLLAIGVSVGATWFIMHKAESKPDAAAIAEAANAKKEAIFEPLTPPFVVNYNVNGRQRYMQVSITLLARDKADLEALKAHMPVIRNNLVMMFSGQPFDTIATPVGMEMLRQKAAAVVQEVGQKELNKSVIEQVLFTNYVLQ, encoded by the coding sequence ATGGCGAAGAGCGACGACGCAGCAGTGGCGGACCCCGCAAAAAAGGGCAAGTTGAAAGTCATCATCCTCATTGTGGTGGGGCTGCTGCTGGCCATTGGTGTGTCGGTAGGTGCGACCTGGTTCATCATGCACAAGGCCGAGAGCAAGCCGGATGCAGCCGCCATTGCGGAAGCGGCGAATGCCAAAAAAGAGGCGATCTTCGAACCCCTGACGCCGCCCTTCGTCGTCAACTACAACGTCAACGGCCGTCAGCGCTACATGCAGGTCAGCATTACCTTGCTGGCCCGTGACAAGGCCGACCTCGAAGCGTTGAAAGCGCACATGCCGGTCATCCGTAATAACCTGGTGATGATGTTCTCCGGTCAGCCATTCGATACCATCGCAACGCCGGTGGGTATGGAAATGCTGCGCCAGAAGGCTGCCGCCGTGGTCCAGGAAGTGGGTCAGAAAGAGCTGAACAAGAGCGTGATCGAACAAGTACTTTTCACTAACTACGTACTGCAGTAG
- the fliR gene encoding flagellar biosynthetic protein FliR produces MQPLLALTDIQISTWVAAFMLPLFRIGALLMTMPMIGTALVPKRVRLYLALAITVVVAPSLPPMPAVSALDLSGLLLIAQQIIIGAGLGLSLQLFFQAFVIAGQIIGIQMGMGFASMVDPVNGVSIATVGQFFTMLVTLLFLAMNAHLVVFEILIESFTTLPVGQGFATADIWLLVMRLGWVLGAALVLVLPAVAALLVVNIAMGVMTRAAPQLNIFSIGFPLTLVLGMVILWITLGDILNQYQPLAVDALQLLRDLVKAR; encoded by the coding sequence ATGCAACCTCTGCTGGCGTTGACCGACATCCAGATCAGCACATGGGTGGCGGCGTTCATGCTGCCGCTGTTTCGCATCGGCGCGCTGCTGATGACCATGCCGATGATCGGGACCGCGCTGGTGCCCAAGCGCGTGCGGCTTTATCTGGCGCTGGCGATCACCGTCGTGGTTGCGCCAAGCCTGCCACCGATGCCCGCCGTGAGTGCCCTCGACCTCAGCGGACTGCTGCTGATCGCGCAACAAATCATCATCGGCGCCGGGCTGGGCCTGTCGCTGCAGCTGTTTTTCCAGGCGTTTGTGATCGCCGGGCAGATCATCGGGATTCAAATGGGCATGGGCTTTGCGTCCATGGTCGACCCGGTCAACGGCGTGTCGATCGCGACGGTCGGGCAATTCTTCACCATGCTCGTGACCCTGCTGTTCCTGGCCATGAACGCCCACCTGGTGGTGTTCGAAATCCTTATCGAGAGCTTCACCACCTTGCCCGTCGGGCAGGGCTTCGCTACGGCGGACATCTGGTTGTTGGTGATGCGTCTGGGCTGGGTGCTCGGCGCGGCGCTGGTGCTGGTGCTGCCGGCCGTCGCGGCGCTGCTGGTGGTCAACATCGCGATGGGCGTGATGACCCGCGCGGCACCTCAGTTGAACATCTTTTCCATCGGTTTCCCGCTGACGCTGGTGCTGGGCATGGTGATTCTGTGGATCACCCTCGGCGACATTCTCAACCAATATCAACCGCTGGCGGTCGACGCCCTGCAGTTGCTCAGAGACCTGGTCAAGGCGCGCTGA
- the flhB gene encoding flagellar biosynthesis protein FlhB, translated as MAESESGQDKTEDPTDKRKRDAREKGEIARSKELNTVVVMIVGAAGLLAFGGSMAEMMMQLMRDNFTITREAILDERSMAIMLMASGKAALLSVQPILLALTVAAFVGPISLGGWLFAAGSLAPKFSRMNPAAGIKRMFSPKALIELLKSLAKFLIVLAVALVVLMKDKGDLVSIAHEPLEMAVVHSLQLVGWSTLWMALGLLIIAAIDVPVQLWDAHKKLLMTKQEVRDEHKDSEGRPEVKQRIRQLQREMSQRRMMAAIPEADVIITNPTHYAVALKYDAERGGAPILLAKGSDFMALKIREIAAQHQILLLQSPALARSIYYSTELDQEIPAGLYLAVAQVLAYVYQIRQYRAGRGKRPDPLRDNLPIPPDLRRDS; from the coding sequence ATGGCCGAAAGCGAGAGTGGTCAGGACAAGACAGAAGACCCCACGGACAAACGCAAGCGCGACGCCCGGGAGAAGGGCGAGATCGCACGCTCCAAGGAGCTGAACACGGTTGTGGTGATGATTGTGGGCGCTGCGGGGCTGTTGGCGTTTGGCGGCTCCATGGCGGAAATGATGATGCAGTTGATGCGCGACAATTTCACCATCACCCGCGAGGCGATTCTCGACGAGCGCAGCATGGCGATCATGCTGATGGCCTCGGGCAAGGCGGCCTTGTTATCGGTGCAGCCGATTCTGCTGGCGTTGACCGTGGCGGCGTTCGTCGGTCCTATTTCCCTGGGCGGCTGGCTGTTTGCTGCCGGCTCGCTGGCGCCCAAGTTCAGCCGCATGAACCCGGCTGCCGGCATCAAGCGGATGTTTTCGCCCAAGGCGCTGATCGAGCTGCTGAAGTCGCTGGCGAAGTTTTTGATTGTGCTGGCGGTGGCGCTGGTGGTGCTGATGAAGGACAAGGGCGATCTGGTGTCCATCGCCCATGAGCCGCTGGAGATGGCGGTGGTGCACAGTTTGCAGTTGGTGGGTTGGAGCACGCTGTGGATGGCGCTGGGGCTGTTGATCATCGCGGCGATCGATGTGCCGGTGCAGTTGTGGGACGCCCACAAGAAGCTGCTGATGACCAAGCAGGAGGTGCGCGATGAGCACAAGGACAGTGAGGGTCGTCCGGAGGTCAAGCAGCGGATTCGTCAGTTGCAGCGGGAGATGTCGCAGCGGCGGATGATGGCGGCGATTCCCGAGGCGGATGTGATTATCACGAACCCGACGCATTATGCGGTGGCGTTGAAGTATGACGCGGAGCGGGGCGGGGCGCCGATTCTGTTGGCCAAGGGCAGTGATTTCATGGCGCTGAAGATTCGGGAGATTGCGGCGCAGCATCAGATTTTGTTGTTGCAGTCGCCGGCGCTGGCGCGGTCGATTTATTACAGTACGGAGTTGGATCAGGAGATTCCGGCGGGGTTGTATCTGGCGGTGGCGCAGGTGTTGGCGTATGTGTATCAGATTCGGCAGTATCGGGCGGGGCGTGGCAAGCGGCCTGATCCGCTTAGGGATAATCTGCCGATTCCGCCGGATTTGAGGCGCGATTCGTAG
- the fliM gene encoding flagellar motor switch protein FliM, which translates to MAVQDLLSQDEIDALLHGVDDGLVQTDSVAEPGSVKSYDLTSQDRIVRGRMPTLEMINERFARYTRISMFNLLRRSADVAVGGVQVMKFGEYVHSLYVPTSLNLVKIKPLRGTALFILDAKLVFKLVDNFFGGDGRHAKIEGREFTPTELRVVRIVLDQAFIDLKEAWQAIMEVNFEYINSEVNPAMANIVGPSEAIVVSTFHIELDGGGGDLHVTMPYSMIEPVREMLDAGFQSDVDDQDERWVNALKQDVLDVSVPLRVAVATRQLKLRDILHMQPGDVIPVELPEHLVMRANGVPSFKVKLGSHKGNLALQVVEPIERR; encoded by the coding sequence ATGGCCGTGCAAGACCTGCTGTCCCAGGATGAGATCGACGCGCTGCTGCATGGCGTCGACGACGGTCTGGTACAGACCGATAGTGTTGCCGAGCCTGGCAGCGTAAAAAGTTATGACCTGACCAGTCAGGATCGCATCGTCCGCGGACGCATGCCGACCCTGGAAATGATCAACGAGCGTTTCGCCCGTTACACCCGCATCAGCATGTTCAACCTGCTGCGCCGCTCGGCCGATGTGGCCGTGGGGGGTGTACAGGTGATGAAGTTCGGCGAATACGTGCACTCGCTGTACGTGCCGACCAGTCTCAACCTGGTCAAGATCAAACCCCTGCGCGGCACCGCGCTGTTCATCCTCGACGCCAAGCTGGTGTTCAAGCTGGTGGACAACTTTTTCGGCGGCGACGGACGTCACGCCAAGATCGAGGGCCGTGAATTCACCCCGACCGAGCTGCGCGTGGTGCGCATCGTGCTGGATCAGGCCTTCATTGATTTGAAGGAAGCCTGGCAGGCGATCATGGAAGTCAACTTCGAGTACATCAACTCGGAAGTGAACCCGGCCATGGCCAACATCGTCGGCCCGAGCGAAGCGATCGTGGTGTCCACGTTCCATATCGAACTGGACGGCGGTGGCGGCGATCTTCACGTGACCATGCCGTATTCGATGATCGAGCCGGTGCGCGAAATGCTCGACGCCGGTTTCCAGTCGGATGTCGACGATCAGGACGAACGCTGGGTCAACGCGCTCAAGCAGGACGTGCTCGACGTGTCGGTGCCATTGCGCGTCGCGGTCGCCACGCGTCAGCTCAAGCTGCGCGACATCCTGCACATGCAGCCGGGCGACGTGATCCCGGTCGAGCTGCCGGAACACCTGGTCATGCGCGCCAACGGCGTGCCGTCCTTCAAGGTCAAACTGGGTTCGCACAAGGGCAACCTGGCCCTGCAAGTGGTCGAACCCATAGAACGCCGCTGA
- a CDS encoding sigma-70 family RNA polymerase sigma factor — protein MSLPEDCFDYEACLAACARGERRALHDLYTQESARLLGVAKRIARSDALAEDIVHDAFIKIWTRAGSFDAARGTARGWIFSVTRHLALNFMRDSAHIIQVSEESENAVLAEAAMDVATEVDSFEYRARSGRIYGCLEQLEPARRNCILHAYVDGYSHAEISQKVGAPLGTVKAWIKRSLVALRECMG, from the coding sequence TTGTCCCTACCTGAAGACTGTTTTGACTACGAAGCCTGTCTGGCGGCCTGCGCTCGAGGTGAGCGGCGGGCCTTGCACGACCTCTACACCCAGGAAAGCGCACGCCTGCTCGGCGTCGCCAAGCGGATCGCCCGCAGCGACGCGCTGGCCGAGGACATCGTGCACGACGCCTTCATCAAAATCTGGACCCGCGCCGGCAGTTTCGACGCGGCGCGAGGCACTGCCCGTGGCTGGATCTTCAGCGTGACGCGGCACCTGGCGCTGAACTTCATGCGTGATAGCGCGCACATCATTCAGGTCAGCGAGGAAAGTGAAAACGCGGTGCTGGCCGAGGCTGCGATGGACGTTGCAACCGAAGTCGACAGTTTTGAATACCGCGCCCGCTCGGGGCGCATCTACGGGTGCCTTGAACAACTGGAACCGGCGCGTCGCAACTGCATCCTTCATGCGTACGTCGACGGATACTCGCACGCGGAGATCTCGCAGAAAGTCGGCGCGCCGCTGGGCACGGTGAAAGCCTGGATCAAACGCAGTCTGGTGGCATTGCGGGAGTGCATGGGATGA
- a CDS encoding anti-sigma factor domain-containing protein, protein MTGYPLKDSADELDALASEYVLGTLPAEQRLDVQNRLATDADLRAAVDAWEARLLALTELAEPQAPSPRLWGRIERSMESQARRAPRATPAVERHSWWDVLALWRGLAGAGLVATLLLGSMLLTRTAPVNPTTYLVVLVAPQNQAPGWVIQASNPEEIQLIPLGATQVPTDKALQFWTKADGWQGPVSLGLVKPGQTLSIPVNKLPPLQANQLFELTLENPNGSPTGKPTGPIQFIGRAVKVI, encoded by the coding sequence ATGACAGGCTATCCGTTGAAAGACAGCGCCGATGAACTGGACGCACTGGCCAGCGAATACGTATTGGGTACGTTACCGGCCGAGCAACGACTCGACGTGCAAAACCGCCTCGCCACGGATGCCGATTTGCGCGCGGCGGTGGACGCATGGGAAGCGCGCCTGCTCGCCTTGACCGAACTCGCCGAACCACAAGCCCCAAGCCCGCGGCTGTGGGGACGGATCGAGCGCAGCATGGAAAGCCAGGCACGCCGAGCCCCCCGAGCAACGCCTGCTGTTGAACGGCATTCGTGGTGGGATGTGCTTGCGCTGTGGCGCGGACTGGCCGGCGCAGGCTTGGTGGCGACACTGCTGCTGGGCTCGATGCTCCTGACCCGAACTGCCCCGGTGAACCCCACGACGTATCTGGTGGTGCTGGTCGCCCCACAGAACCAGGCCCCTGGGTGGGTCATCCAGGCCAGCAACCCGGAAGAAATCCAGCTGATCCCCCTGGGCGCCACCCAAGTCCCGACCGACAAAGCCCTCCAATTCTGGACCAAGGCTGACGGCTGGCAGGGCCCCGTGTCCCTGGGCCTGGTCAAACCCGGCCAGACCCTCTCCATCCCCGTAAACAAACTGCCGCCGCTGCAAGCCAACCAACTCTTCGAACTCACCCTCGAAAACCCCAACGGCTCCCCGACCGGCAAGCCTACCGGCCCGATTCAGTTCATCGGGCGCGCTGTGAAAGTGATCTGA